TCGCTCTTCAGCCTTGAGAGTTTTCACGGTTGAAGctcagtgaagctgctgttgcaACACTGACAATTTTGAAACGCTGATTTATGTAACTGGCACCAAAGAGACACTGTGTTCTGATGAGCCTgatcgctttctctctctctctctctctctctctcgctttctctctctcgctttctctctctcgctttctctctctctcctctctcttctgaaCTGTGACGTGATGGTTTTGCTGGATCCTTCTTCCGCCGAGGTCTGATCAGAATCTGAATCGGATCATTTTCAGCAATGGCAGCGTTGACCCGACATTAATGTTGTGTGAGTGCTCGGAAGTCTGACCTCGGAGAAAATAATAGATTAATCGAGAAAAAACGTCATTCATGCATCAGGCTTTTTACCCGGATGGATTCTGCCAGTTAATCTGTCATAAACCCTTGAGGTTGGGACACAGACATGAGAATTATCCAGTTTTAAGGGCAAAGacgaacaaaaaataaaatatggttGAACCATTTGCAAGCCTCAGTCTCAACCTGAGTAAAGGACAGGCATAGGTTTCTTCACGTGCCAATagagtttaatttaaaaactgtgaCAATCTCCAATATCCCATTGGCTTTTGCCTTCCCAGTGCGGGTCAGTGGTTCTTAACCCTGGATTGGTCCTGGGTAGGATTATAAGTGGGTGTTTGTAGTCAGAAGACTGGGAAATAAGAAATACTACTGATAATGATTCGAAATGCCATTTTTGCTCAGCTTGCTGGTTGAAATTCAAAGTCCTGTTTCATTCACAGCACCCGGGAAAGGATTTGGAAAATAGAGGGTTGGACGATCATGGTTAAAGCTAACGTGcaggacaaaataaacaagtgccACAGAGTTAGAAAAGTGGAAATGctttattcttcttttaaaatgtaacatttggAGATGAGAGATCAGTGATTGTGTTTCCCCCTCTTCCATCCACAGCAGTATAAAGAAACCTAACACTGGCCTCAGTGTCACAGACGATATCCAGCATGCTCCTGTGGTTCATAGGCCATAAGCATGCACGCTAATAAACCATCAACACTGTGTAAAGGCTCTAAATAATGTTACTGAATCAACAAATGAATACTGTAACTGGGTAATGGCTCAATCAATATTTGAGAACTTGAGAGGATTGCTCGCAAAGCCTAGAGCCAGAACATTAAAAGCTGATGATGTAGAAACAGGAACTTTTTCCCCCTCTGGTTAAGTTAATTTTTTGTGAGTAAGAACAGTGGAGTATATGTTCGAATGAACATCTTTCTGGCATCGTTTCAGAAGTCGGGAAAGTGAGAATAGGGACTTTTCTGGAATTTATTGACAACATGTGTCTCAATGTCTCTTTTGACTTGATCATCACTCATGCATATCCAGGAAGCAGTGGTTAGCAGTAAAATAGGTTTGTTTTAAGGTTTCAGATAATCTAGTGAGTAAGGAGTGCTATTCTTTAGTGTCAACTGTACAacatgtgattgtgtcagtgacATTACATCAGTCAAAAACCCTCAGATATacacatgatttaaaaaatataaataaatgagagTCTTATAATAAATTGGGCTCCCTCCTCCTTTAGTGTCGGCTTCAGTCGAAGCTCTGGGGACTAACTCTTGGTCACGACCGCAGTGTTCCCCAAATAGCCACGCTCCACTCATTTCTGTTTGTTCAGCTTTAAAAGTATAGTCCCCGGGTATTCACCTTCTTCACACTTCATTTGACCGACAACTGATATTATATGGTAAAGAACGGCAGCATCTGGGCCCTTCGGCAGATTTAAACCTCCTGTGGGATTTGACTGCAGTGCAGCTGGAGAACAGAGAGTCCATATGCTATTTTCATAATCAAACAACAAGCCCTTCACCGGAATATTGTTTATCTGATACAATTATGTGGTGAACAATGACTGTACAGTCATTTGTAGCGTCTTTGTCTTAATAATCTCACATTTAGGTAATGATCAACGGAACAAACAATACACCCAAATGAAATTAAATTGGTTAAGCTGTAAAggttaatttaaaaatgattttcccTTCATCCTCTAAGCCTTGACTCCTAATCTTCATATGTTGGTGCTCGTGTGAATTGATTGTGTTAAAGTGATTGGAGTTTGTAGCGCGACTTATCGCCCTTTCTGAAAAGTTTACGCAAGAGCTTAATGTCCTCGACTGAACCGCCTTTTATTGATTCATGCATTTCCTCTTCCTTACTGTCACCAGTGAGAATACTTGTGATTcatttacttcctgtttttttgtcattcctCCAAAGCTTTGTCACAGTGTTACTCTTCCGTAAGACTTTCACACATAAGACTTGTTTTCATCTTGGCCTCCTCTGCCCGATGAACACATCAGGCGGTGTGAACACAGTCATGTTATTTAATGATGCAGCTTGGAAATTAACTCTCAGTGGTAGTTTGATGCGAGAGATCTTCTTGCTTATTATTACTCCACAGAATTTCATATTATCagggttcctacggtcatgaaaaacctggaaaagtcatggaatttgaaaatgtcatggaaaaaaattaaatcccaaaagttttgtaAAAGTCATGGACAGATTTGAGAAATCATATTCATActttcatgttgttcatttacgagttttaaataattcatatgcttttaaagaaatatgctcataatataagcaggcatataCTGTATGCCTTTGAATTCTCATTGTTGGTTTTGTAACTTTTTCGCATATACacagagatttcacaaaatgttcggtcagttattgaaaagtcatggaaatgtcatggaaatcgattggtcaaaatgtgtatgaaccctgtatTATGAAAGGGACCCCGCTGTATGTTTAAGTGGGTACATGCAGTCCAAAAATCTGTTTATAATctcaatttaatataaaatataaatataaaataatattccAATAATCTGTATTGTTTCGGCTCTAAACCACACTGTCTAACGagagagacacattttttttccccattcacTTGCACCATTTGTACTTTCCCTTTGAAACCATGACCTTTATTGATAAACCCTGGTGTGGAGCTGTGATCTGCTCCTGTCTGAAGCGATGTGATTCAGGTGAGTCAGGCTGCCTGTTGTTGGGGGCTGTAGATAGAACAAAGGAGCCAGGCATAATGGGTCCCCTGTGATACCCTCAGTGGCTCTGACAGTTCCTAACTGCTCAGTGAGCCAGGAGGAAAAATGCAGGATTCAGGCCATTAGAGGATTTGGATTCCTACGGGGATCGGCGAGCAGTTGGACATGTTGTGTCTCACTTTCTGTGTcattctctctgcctctcgctTCCTCgtcccctcttcctctgttcgagtctctctccgtcttctccACTAACTCAACGCAGACGCTCTAAATCACACAGAACGTATTTTTGGAACAGCTAAGGCTTATAACTAACGTCCCCTTGTCAGGAGGAGACAACCAGGATTACCAGTcatatttatttcttcattatGAGATAGTCTGATACTCTTGTTAAATGCTACTGAcactttaaaaatgtaacaaGGCATTTCCTCTCTGAGCataaactaaaaaagaaaaatgaaccCAGTTATGGATAACGAGCACATTAAAGCAAGTTTTCTTCTTTAGTACTTTCCAGCTCCTACTGTATTATAATCACGATAGCTTGTGGACTTAAATGCGCTTCCAGTCAGATTATGCAGGTAAACCCTCGACCCTGGATGACCAGTAAAAGGCCATAAAACCTCAAGGGTAATCCGTCCTACTTCTgctaaaacacaacaaacctgaTCTTAGCTGTACATATCAAGGTCTTAATCAGGTCTGTGTGAGCTGATGTTAGTTGAGCATCTCAGGTATTCTGCTTTCATAACTTGTTTTGGGGATGTGCTTTGGTCTGGCTCTAAAAATCTTAATCCTGGTTGACTCGGTATTTATTATTGAACTCCAAGGAACCGAGATTAACCGAGGAGATATTTGTGTATAGGAGAATATGCACCCTATAAGGTAGGGATCTGATGTGACTATAAATAGTCAACCTGATAATGGGGATCTTGTCTTATAAGTACCTTTTTAAGGAGTAATACAACTTACGGCAAAAGGAAATACCCGTGCTTACCTTACTTCCCCTAGAAAAAGGACTGTTGCAAAAGAAATGGCGCCTTCAGGAAACAATAACACGCGGTGTTTATGTGcagtattgtatttttctttttgtaaaggAAGCGGGGGAAATCCTGAGGTAATAAAGCAGGAAGTAGACACATTCCATCAGTAATATGTGAACACAAGGTTAACATGAAAACATTCTTGACCAGATCATAAGGATTATCTGCAGTCATGCATTTAGGTTTTAAGTTTTAAGAATGTGAttaatgtgtttacatttaacTCGACATGGCACACCCATGGTTCACAGAGAAGTGGGAGATCCCTCCAATCCAGGTTATCATGTCACGGTCTGTGTTTAGCAATACCTTattgttataaaatattatatgtataatgatttattaattcTAAGAAATAACTGTTTGGGTTTAATTCCAGTTATAGACTGAAAGGCTTCCCAGGATCTGTGTGATAAGATGTTATCGGGTTTGAGATGTTTTTCCCGGGAATTTGAGGCTCTGCTCAAATCAAGcaagttttattattatatgtcaTCTACTATGACAAATTAATtgctcagacaaacaaaccatctgACTGAGGCTattctgtctgcagctgcactgtGGTCAGTAACCACTGATTGTGCTGCATCCTGTCTAAATGCAATGAAGTATGTACGTGACACATAGCCCAGAAGTCAGTCTGTATTTACTCTAATAACCACTGCTCAGCCATGGCAGTCAACAAAGCTGTAGAGGAGACAGTAAGAGGACAGACTGGGGACAAATTACATTAGAGATGAGAAAGAAGGACAGCAACACTCATCTATCTCAGCTGGTGTTGTCAAATGTATTGTTATAAATGCCGTCACCAGAGAAGGTGGAGTTTTGTcatgtttctttgtcatttaTGCTTATGTTATAAATACATGAGCCGTAAATGTCAGGGAGGATGTGTTGAAAGCTCCTTCATGCGTTACGTAGTCAAACACATGGAAATCATGTATGCAAGCAGGCAATCATTCTGTGGCTTTACCCATCCTGCCTTGACACGGTGATCTTTGTGAATCTTGTGTCTGTCAGCATGTTGTGAACATCTGAGTCTGATTACACGAGAGGCTGTGAAGGATTCAAGTATTTCATTAAATccctgaggaaaacaaaagtCAAGGGTTTCCACTGAAGTGCAGTGTCAGGAATTCTCAACTTGGCAACATCGTATTGTTGACAATGTGATGCATTCTTTTTGCATCAAGTGGTACCATTAAGCTGCCACCAAGTGATTAACAATGGTTTGCGGGTTTGGCTGGTCTACATTTGAGAAATGAGCTTGAAGAATCTAAAAAGTGAAACAGTTTGTTCCCTGAGCTGAAGGAACCTGCCACAGTGGGAAGTGCACGGTTAGTTCAACATGTCAGAAATGTGGCTTCTGTAGATGTCTGGATTTCTGTGGCCAATACTTCCTCAGGGAGATTCCATGTTCTGTCTCTACAATATACAGTGATAGGAACCTGAAGTCACCCAACAAAAGTCGCTGCTGTGATTCCACAGAGCAAATGCTCAGACCGAacagggggggcggggggggggggggggggggggggcaggaaggaaggaaggactgAACATGGAAACTGTATCAGAGCAGACAGCTTGTTGTGTTGGGCTGTATTGTTCTGTAGTATAAGCAACTGCCTGGCTGTAACTGcaagacaaaacatttaatcctggattttattgtgaaagacaTTTGATGGACTTAAAAGACTGAACTATAACAGGCATTTTTCTAAAAtcaaaaatgtgtaaaagatTGAACATCATAAGAATGTAAATGGGCATCAAATATCATAATAGACTCAACGATcagaagagaagaaataaagagCAAAACCCTTTCAGGGAAATAGAAAAACCTGATTCTGTACAGCTGAAAAGACTCCTGTTTCTGagctttttatttacagaaaaatGTTCTCCTGTTTCTTTGCAGGATGGTTCCAGACATcgcaaagagagaaagaagaccGTGTCATTCAGCAGCATGCCTACCGAGAAGAAGATAAGCAGTGCCAGTGACTGCATCAATGCCATGGTGGATGGCTCTGAGCTGAAGAAAGTGCGATCCAACTCGCGCATTTACCACCGCTACTTTCTCCTCGATGCTGACATGCAGTCTTTGAGGTGGGAGCCATCGAAGAAGGAGTCAGAAAAAGCCAAAATTGATGTGAAATCCATCAAGGAGGTCCGCACTGGGAAAAATACAGACACTTTTAGAACTAATGGAACCTACGATCAGATATCAGAGGACTGTGCTTTCTCAGTCATCTTCGGGGAGAACTACGAGTCCCTGGACCTGGTGGCGAACACAGCAGATGTAGCCAACATATGGGTAACGGGACTGAGGTATCTCATCTCCTATGGGAAACACACGTTGAATATGATAGAGAGCAGTCAGAACAATATGCGCTCATCGTGGTTAGGGGAACTCTTTGATGAGGCTGACTGTAACAACAGCAAACATATAACGCTATGTGCCGCTGTGCAGCTCGTCAAGAAGCTGAACCCGGgacttaaaaatataaaaatagaacTGAAGTTTAAGGAGCTTCACAAAGCTAAGGACAAACCAGGCTCCGATGTGACCAAAGACGAGTTCATCGAGGTCTTTCATGATCTTTGCACCAGACCAGAAATTTACTTTCTCTTTGTTCAGTTCTCCAGCAACAAAGAATTTCTGGATACCAAGGACTTGATGATATTTCTAGAGGCAGAGCAGGGTATGGCTCAAGTTAGTGAAGACATCAGCCTGGAGGTGATTCAGAAATATGAACCATCTAAGGAGGGTCAGCTCAAGGGCTGGCTCTCCCTCGATGGCTTCACCAACTATGTTATGTCGCCAGAGTGCCATATATTTGACCCGGAACACAAACTGGTTTGCCAGGACATGAACCAGCCCTTGTCCCACTATTACATCAATGCATCCCACAACACATACCTGATTGAAGATCAGTTCAGAGGTCCCTCAGATGTGACAGGGTATATCCGTGCTCTCAAGATGGGCTGCCGCAGTGTAGAGCTGGACGTATGGGACGGGCCTGATAATGAACCTGTTATTTACACTGGCCACACGATGACGTCACAGATCGTGTTTCGCAGCGTCATCGACGTCATCAACAAGTATTCATTCGTTGCATCCGAGTTTCCACTGATGTTATGTTTAGAAAACCACTGCTCCTTAAAGCAACAGAGAGTCATGTTTCAGCACCTGAAGAAGATCCTTGGAGACAAGATCATATTGGATCCTCCTAAACCTGAGGACTGTTACCTCCCTTCTCCCTCGGAACTGAAGGGAAAGATCCTGCTGAAGGGGAAGAAGCTGAGTACGAGCTGCACTGCTTCGGAGGGTGAGGTGACCGATGAGGACGAAGGGGCGGAGATGTCTCAAAGGATGAGCATCGAGTCTGCGGAACAACAGACCATCGCACTCAAGAAATTCCAACTGTCCAAGGATCTCTCTGATCTGGTGACCCTGTGTAAGTCTGTGGAGTTCAGAGACTTCGCGACGTCCTTCCAGAGTCAGAAGCACTGGGAGCTCTGCTCCTTCAATGAGGTCTTTGCCACTCGCCATGCAAGTGACTTCCCTGGTGACTTTGTCAATTATAACAAGAAGTTCCTGGCACGGGTGTACCCGAGCCCCATGCGGATCGACTCCAGCAACATGAACCCACAAGACTTCTGGAAGTGCGGTTGCCAGATTGTAGCCATGAACTACCAGACTCCAGGCCTGATGATGGATCTAAACATTGGCTGGTTCCGTCAGAATGGGAACTGCGGCTATGTGCTGCGTCCAGCCATCATGAGGGAGCAGGTTTCTTATTTTAGTGCCAACACTAAAGATTCTGTGCCTGGCGTTTCTCCACAGCTCTTGCACATGAAGATCATCAGTGGACAAAACTTCCCGAAACCCAAAGGCTCAGGTGCCAAAGGAGACGTAGTAGACCCCTACGTGTACGTGGAGATACACGGCATCCCGGCTGACTGCGCTGAACAAAGGACTAAAACAGTCAACCAGAACGGGGACAACCCTCTCTTCGACGAGAGCTTTGAGTTTCAGATAAACCTCCCGGAGCTCGCAATGGTGCGCTTCGTGGTGCTAGACGACGACTTCATCGGGGATGAATTCATCGGCCAGTACACAATACCCTTCGAGTGTCTCCAGCCAGGGTTCCGTCATATACCGCTGCAGTCTCTGACGGGGGAAGTTCTGCCACACACCTTGTTGTTTGTTCACGTGGCCATAACCAATCGAAGAGGAGGCGGTAAGCCACACAAGAGGGGACTGTCTGTACGGAAGGCCAAGAGGAGCAGGGAGTATGCCAGCATGAGAGTGCTATTGATCAAGGCTGTGGATGATGTCTTCAAAACAGCCATCCTGCCACTTAGGGAGGCAACGGACCTCAGAGAGAACATGCAGGTaagaaattcaaattcaaatgcaTTTGGTTTGCTTGTGTTCTCCCCGTGGATGCACCTTCAAGATCTAAAATGTATGTGCTGACtgcaagaccccccccccctgtcttcTTGCATGAGAAGAGCCAAAATCTGAACCCTCAAGTCAAACTTATATAATGTAAGATTATAACCATATTTACTACAAAGAATTTTGACCATCTAAAAAATAAGGCTTCCTCCTTCGAAAGAGAAACACGTCACCACCGCGCTCGACTGAATCTGATTCGATTTAGCCGCCATGTGTTGTGCAACCCTCAAAACAGATGCAGGCAAGTTGCGTCATAATGTGCATTAGGATGAGTCCCATTTGAACGGCATGTCATAGATTTCAATAACTTCTAATGTTTAAATCTGAAACAGATACAGCAGAATGGAAGAGGTAAAGAATAATCATGTTAAAATGCTACAACAAATGATGAAAGTGTCCTTTAGCTTTAACCACGAGACCCTGACCCACACAAACCCAGTGTCGCCCTGAACCTCTTCCCCCTCACATTGAACATGTACATGTAACATCATGAAAACAGTTTAATACTATCTTTTATGTGTAAATGTATAACATACCTGCTCATTCACAGTCTCCGTAAAGAAAGATAATACATTTTGTGAGAAATGCTGCACAGGAGTCGCTCAACACTCTGTGGTCGGTCCCATGTTGTGTCTCTCCAGGCATCGCATTGGGATTTATTTTCGGTCGCCTTGTTTATATTGCAGTCATTGTGTGATAATAAGCCACTGGCCTTGAGAATATAACACATCCCGGCAGTCCTGACACAGTTTGTCCCTTCGGTTGTTTGTGTTGGGTTTAAATTTGGCCTCTTCACAGGAAGGttaggatttgtgtgtgtgtgtgagctttttCCCATTTCCA
The DNA window shown above is from Platichthys flesus chromosome 11, fPlaFle2.1, whole genome shotgun sequence and carries:
- the LOC133964960 gene encoding inactive phospholipase C-like protein 2 — translated: MAEFGENGRLPPLHLGDSAVPLDEAAAAGKTHCEVSILNGDCGISDNMVGSPGACQAGLETANTSVGPADAKHEIPRRSSIIKDGSRHRKERKKTVSFSSMPTEKKISSASDCINAMVDGSELKKVRSNSRIYHRYFLLDADMQSLRWEPSKKESEKAKIDVKSIKEVRTGKNTDTFRTNGTYDQISEDCAFSVIFGENYESLDLVANTADVANIWVTGLRYLISYGKHTLNMIESSQNNMRSSWLGELFDEADCNNSKHITLCAAVQLVKKLNPGLKNIKIELKFKELHKAKDKPGSDVTKDEFIEVFHDLCTRPEIYFLFVQFSSNKEFLDTKDLMIFLEAEQGMAQVSEDISLEVIQKYEPSKEGQLKGWLSLDGFTNYVMSPECHIFDPEHKLVCQDMNQPLSHYYINASHNTYLIEDQFRGPSDVTGYIRALKMGCRSVELDVWDGPDNEPVIYTGHTMTSQIVFRSVIDVINKYSFVASEFPLMLCLENHCSLKQQRVMFQHLKKILGDKIILDPPKPEDCYLPSPSELKGKILLKGKKLSTSCTASEGEVTDEDEGAEMSQRMSIESAEQQTIALKKFQLSKDLSDLVTLCKSVEFRDFATSFQSQKHWELCSFNEVFATRHASDFPGDFVNYNKKFLARVYPSPMRIDSSNMNPQDFWKCGCQIVAMNYQTPGLMMDLNIGWFRQNGNCGYVLRPAIMREQVSYFSANTKDSVPGVSPQLLHMKIISGQNFPKPKGSGAKGDVVDPYVYVEIHGIPADCAEQRTKTVNQNGDNPLFDESFEFQINLPELAMVRFVVLDDDFIGDEFIGQYTIPFECLQPGFRHIPLQSLTGEVLPHTLLFVHVAITNRRGGGKPHKRGLSVRKAKRSREYASMRVLLIKAVDDVFKTAILPLREATDLRENMQNAIVSFKELCGLSAVANLKQCILALSPRLAGPDVTPILLFNLADQYPELEPQGLLPEVLKKVVTTYEMVIQTSRVLLETYEGIYDRILQTQKAAMEFHENLQDLATKEGLKGRKLHKAVESFTWNITILKGQADLLKHAKSEVQENLKQIHYAVLTCNLSKGGAAGGSSGSESRGRRSLDAIAEKATGEEELTDTVQTVLHSSF